The Tepidibacter aestuarii genome contains a region encoding:
- a CDS encoding radical SAM protein, which produces MINLSYGSAIELGLVNATMEINPTTAYIMIGNGCDNKCAFCSQSIESTSRKDRLSRVLWPEFSKEESLKALLNYSGENIKRICIQAMGTDEALKQSKEFIKYIKQSLKFPISLSAKVETEEEVKEVFDIGVDKIGLAIDAANKELYEKIKGNNFYKKVKFIKEMASRYKGKISTHIIVGLGESHEDIFDLYQDFINNNVTVSLFAFTPIKGTKLENQKQPSINDYRKIQLMTYLIKRGHKKQDFKFINRELKEINNIRPEENDDIKRGIPFIISGCKGCNRPYYNERPGGTIYNYSRQLTDKECLRAISELEMNIEVV; this is translated from the coding sequence ATGATAAATCTATCTTATGGAAGTGCTATTGAACTTGGGTTGGTTAATGCTACTATGGAAATAAACCCTACTACTGCTTATATAATGATTGGAAATGGATGTGATAATAAGTGTGCTTTTTGTTCTCAATCAATAGAGAGTACATCTAGAAAAGATAGACTTTCTAGAGTCCTTTGGCCCGAATTTAGTAAAGAGGAGTCACTAAAAGCTCTGCTAAATTATAGTGGAGAAAATATAAAGCGAATTTGCATTCAAGCTATGGGAACTGATGAAGCATTAAAACAGTCAAAGGAATTTATAAAATACATAAAGCAAAGTCTTAAATTTCCAATATCTTTGTCGGCAAAGGTTGAGACTGAAGAGGAGGTTAAAGAGGTATTTGATATTGGTGTAGACAAGATAGGTCTTGCAATAGACGCCGCAAATAAAGAACTATATGAAAAGATAAAGGGAAATAATTTTTATAAAAAAGTAAAATTTATAAAGGAAATGGCAAGTAGATATAAAGGAAAGATAAGTACTCACATAATAGTAGGTCTTGGAGAAAGTCATGAGGATATATTTGATTTATATCAGGACTTTATTAATAATAACGTAACTGTAAGCCTTTTTGCATTTACGCCTATTAAAGGGACTAAACTTGAAAATCAGAAACAGCCAAGCATAAATGACTATAGAAAGATCCAACTTATGACATACTTAATAAAGCGTGGACATAAAAAACAAGATTTTAAGTTCATAAATAGAGAATTAAAAGAGATAAATAATATAAGACCGGAAGAAAATGATGATATAAAAAGAGGAATACCTTTTATAATATCTGGATGCAAAGGTTGTAACAGACCATATTATAACGAGAGACCTGGAGGAACTATATATAATTATTCCAGACAATTAACAGATAAAGAATGCTTAAGAGCTATATCAGAGCTTGAAATGAACATAGAGGTGGTATAA
- the acsB gene encoding acetyl-CoA decarbonylase/synthase complex subunit alpha/beta — protein sequence MSLFKTIFTGSNQALDAATDFLNKSIEEKGIDHKVAFPDTAYSLPIIYAATGLKMESLADLQKALGVVKSLIGEEKENLENGLNAGLGTAVAAEVIEAIKYSTMDAPYEAPCAGHISDPIIRSLGVPLVTGDIPGVAVVLGECPDAETAAKVIKDYQSKGLLTFLVGKVIDQAIEADVKMGLDLRVIPLGYDVTSVIHVVSVAVRAALIFGALEPGNLEGLLDYTLNRVPAFVNAFGPLSELVVSCGAGAIALGFPVITDQDVFEVPTRLLTQKDYDKFVATSLEAREIKIKITEIPIPVAFAAAFEGERIRKGDMFAEFGGGKTESWELVLKRELSEIEDHKIEVIGPDIDTIEEAPGRLPLAVIVEVAGKNMQEDFEPVLERRIHYFMNYTEGVMHVGQRDITWIRIGKEANEKGFRLNHIGEVLYAKMMDEFASVVDKCQVTIITEPEKVAELRGKYATPKYEARDARLASLTDESVNDFYSCNLCQSFAPAHVCIVTPERLGLCGAVSWLDAKATKELDPTGPCQPVPKDGVEDEKAGVWSAVNETVAQISQGAVERVTLYSIMEDPMTSCGCFECICGIMPEANGLVIVNREHGGITPLGMTFGELASMTGGGVQTPGFMGHGRQFISSKKFVAAEEGTRRIVWMPKELKDYVREKLDATAKELYGVENFTDMICDETIATESEDVLAFLEEKGHPALQMEEVM from the coding sequence ATGAGTTTATTTAAAACTATATTCACAGGATCTAACCAAGCATTAGACGCGGCTACGGATTTTTTAAATAAAAGTATAGAAGAAAAAGGAATTGATCATAAAGTTGCTTTTCCTGATACTGCATATTCACTTCCTATTATATATGCAGCTACTGGACTTAAAATGGAAAGTTTAGCTGACCTTCAAAAAGCATTAGGAGTTGTTAAAAGTTTAATAGGTGAAGAAAAAGAAAACCTAGAAAATGGACTTAATGCAGGTCTTGGAACAGCTGTTGCAGCCGAAGTTATAGAAGCTATTAAATACTCTACTATGGATGCTCCTTATGAAGCACCATGCGCAGGACATATAAGTGACCCTATAATTCGTTCTCTAGGCGTTCCTCTAGTTACAGGAGATATACCTGGAGTTGCAGTTGTATTAGGAGAATGTCCTGATGCTGAAACAGCAGCAAAGGTTATAAAGGATTATCAATCTAAGGGTCTTTTAACATTCTTGGTTGGTAAGGTTATAGATCAAGCTATAGAAGCAGATGTGAAGATGGGTCTTGATTTAAGGGTAATACCTTTAGGATATGATGTTACATCTGTAATACACGTTGTATCTGTAGCTGTTAGAGCAGCTCTTATATTCGGAGCATTGGAGCCAGGTAATTTAGAGGGATTATTAGATTATACTCTTAATAGAGTTCCAGCATTTGTAAATGCGTTTGGACCATTAAGTGAGCTTGTTGTATCTTGTGGAGCTGGAGCTATAGCTTTAGGATTCCCTGTTATAACAGATCAAGATGTATTTGAAGTTCCAACTAGATTATTAACTCAAAAAGATTATGATAAATTCGTAGCTACATCACTTGAAGCTAGAGAAATAAAGATAAAAATAACTGAAATTCCTATACCAGTAGCATTTGCTGCAGCATTTGAAGGAGAAAGAATTAGAAAAGGAGATATGTTTGCAGAATTTGGTGGAGGAAAAACAGAGTCTTGGGAATTAGTTTTAAAAAGAGAGCTTTCTGAAATTGAGGACCATAAGATTGAAGTAATAGGACCTGATATAGATACTATTGAAGAGGCACCGGGAAGATTACCTCTTGCTGTAATTGTAGAAGTTGCTGGTAAGAATATGCAAGAAGATTTCGAGCCTGTACTTGAAAGACGTATCCATTACTTTATGAACTACACTGAAGGCGTAATGCATGTAGGTCAAAGAGATATAACTTGGATAAGAATAGGTAAAGAAGCAAATGAAAAAGGATTTAGATTAAATCATATAGGTGAAGTTTTATATGCTAAGATGATGGATGAATTTGCATCTGTTGTTGATAAGTGTCAAGTAACTATAATAACTGAGCCTGAAAAAGTAGCAGAACTTAGAGGTAAATATGCTACTCCAAAATATGAAGCAAGAGATGCAAGACTTGCATCATTAACAGATGAGAGTGTAAATGATTTTTATTCTTGTAACCTATGTCAGTCATTTGCTCCAGCTCATGTATGTATAGTAACTCCAGAAAGACTAGGTCTTTGCGGAGCTGTAAGCTGGTTAGATGCTAAGGCTACTAAAGAATTAGATCCTACAGGACCTTGTCAACCAGTACCAAAAGATGGTGTTGAGGATGAGAAAGCGGGAGTTTGGAGTGCTGTTAATGAAACTGTAGCTCAAATTTCTCAAGGTGCAGTAGAGAGAGTAACTCTTTATAGTATAATGGAAGATCCTATGACTTCTTGTGGATGTTTTGAGTGTATATGTGGAATAATGCCAGAAGCTAATGGACTTGTAATAGTTAATAGAGAGCATGGAGGAATAACACCTCTTGGAATGACATTTGGAGAACTTGCATCTATGACAGGAGGAGGAGTTCAAACTCCAGGATTCATGGGTCATGGTAGACAATTTATTTCATCTAAGAAATTCGTAGCAGCTGAAGAAGGAACAAGAAGAATAGTTTGGATGCCAAAAGAATTAAAAGATTATGTAAGAGAAAAATTAGATGCTACTGCTAAAGAGTTATATGGAGTAGAAAACTTCACAGATATGATATGTGATGAGACTATAGCTACTGAGTCTGAAGATGTATTGGCATTCTTAGAAGAAAAAGGCCATCCAGCATTACAAATGGAAGAAGTTATGTAA
- a CDS encoding CooT family nickel-binding protein, translated as MCESTAYLCKEDGLEKVMENVVYMKPENGKVYLADLLGDQKIIDGEVKEIRLIDHKIIIEEK; from the coding sequence ATGTGTGAATCAACAGCTTATTTATGTAAAGAAGATGGTCTTGAAAAAGTAATGGAAAATGTAGTGTATATGAAGCCTGAAAATGGAAAAGTATACTTGGCAGACTTATTAGGAGATCAAAAAATTATAGATGGTGAAGTTAAAGAAATTAGACTTATAGATCACAAAATAATTATAGAAGAGAAGTAA
- a CDS encoding sensor domain-containing diguanylate cyclase, whose amino-acid sequence MLNRIKSNIENEKIKMQNDELRIENVNLNKELQEYKATNWILSQVIKASGTIDSFEGLMRNITDILMGVLGVDTCSIWMKSNSINRYTSYSRSIYNSNEYEINSCSYFPDDILKIKETKTLDVSNKNFSFCKGQNVNSILISPLDDFRTNIRMGVIILEHRNKNFFNKNTKSFFDILSIQLSIAAVNSKLFERVNEITNKDPLTRCYNRKYFEKIISEDLSEREYTLAVFDLDNFKIINDLFGHKKGDDVLIYISEMARKIIEDHEGYLIRIGGDEFVIILYKSIEESIGILEKLRQGVPNLDIIRDTGLDITMTIGVASSKLVDGADKIFNLADMALIEGKKNNCKNKIHIASI is encoded by the coding sequence ATGTTAAATAGAATAAAAAGTAATATAGAGAATGAAAAGATTAAGATGCAGAATGATGAGTTGAGAATAGAAAATGTTAATTTAAACAAAGAACTTCAAGAGTATAAAGCTACAAATTGGATATTAAGTCAGGTTATAAAAGCATCTGGAACTATTGATTCTTTTGAAGGGTTAATGAGAAATATTACAGATATACTTATGGGAGTTTTAGGTGTAGATACATGCAGTATATGGATGAAGAGCAATAGTATAAATAGATACACATCTTATTCAAGAAGTATATACAACAGTAATGAATATGAGATAAATAGCTGCAGTTACTTTCCGGATGATATTTTAAAAATAAAAGAAACTAAGACGTTGGATGTAAGCAATAAAAACTTTAGTTTCTGTAAAGGTCAAAATGTTAACTCTATATTAATATCTCCGTTAGATGATTTTAGAACTAATATAAGGATGGGCGTTATAATATTGGAGCATAGAAATAAGAATTTTTTTAATAAAAATACTAAGAGTTTCTTCGATATACTTTCTATACAATTAAGTATAGCGGCTGTTAATTCTAAGTTGTTTGAAAGAGTAAATGAAATAACAAACAAAGATCCTCTTACAAGATGTTATAATAGAAAATATTTTGAAAAAATTATTTCGGAAGATTTATCAGAACGAGAGTATACACTAGCTGTATTTGATTTAGATAATTTTAAGATAATAAATGATTTATTTGGTCATAAAAAAGGCGACGATGTATTGATATATATAAGTGAAATGGCAAGAAAAATAATTGAAGATCACGAAGGTTATTTAATACGTATAGGCGGAGATGAATTTGTTATTATATTGTATAAGTCGATTGAGGAGTCTATTGGAATACTAGAAAAGTTGAGACAAGGCGTACCAAATCTTGATATAATAAGAGATACAGGTCTAGATATAACTATGACTATAGGTGTTGCATCTTCAAAATTAGTAGATGGAGCTGATAAAATATTTAATCTTGCAGATATGGCACTTATAGAGGGTAAGAAAAATAATTGCAAAAATAAAATTCATATAGCTTCAATCTGA
- a CDS encoding DUF3842 family protein, with amino-acid sequence MIIAVVDGMGGGIGSQIVSSLRDELPSYIEIYGLGTNSIATSSMMKSHANKGATGENAICVSSKKANVIIGPMSIVIPNSMMGEVTSRMSEAISDSEALKILLPLIPEDFELVGLENKPLILLIKDAVKLIKKEFNIK; translated from the coding sequence ATGATTATAGCTGTAGTTGACGGAATGGGTGGAGGAATAGGATCTCAAATAGTGAGTAGTTTAAGAGATGAATTACCTTCTTACATAGAAATATACGGACTTGGAACTAACTCGATAGCAACTTCATCTATGATGAAAAGCCATGCTAATAAAGGAGCTACAGGTGAGAATGCTATATGTGTATCTTCTAAAAAAGCAAATGTTATAATAGGACCGATGTCTATAGTTATTCCGAATTCTATGATGGGTGAGGTTACAAGTAGAATGAGTGAAGCTATATCAGATTCAGAAGCATTAAAAATATTATTGCCTTTGATTCCAGAAGATTTTGAACTTGTAGGACTTGAAAATAAACCTTTAATTCTTTTGATAAAGGATGCTGTAAAGCTTATAAAAAAAGAATTTAATATAAAATAG
- the gcvH gene encoding glycine cleavage system protein GcvH gives MNCPSVLKYTKNHTWVKIEGDEAYIGITDYAQDQLGEILFVEMPEVEDEIEKGEEFGVVESSKVASDLLAPISGEVLEINEKLDDEPEYMNENAYDAWIIKIKINDMSEVDELLDSNDYETALA, from the coding sequence ATGAATTGTCCATCTGTTTTAAAATACACTAAAAATCATACTTGGGTAAAAATAGAAGGCGATGAAGCTTATATAGGAATCACTGACTATGCTCAAGATCAATTAGGTGAAATCCTATTTGTTGAGATGCCAGAAGTGGAAGATGAAATAGAAAAAGGAGAAGAATTTGGAGTAGTTGAATCTTCAAAGGTAGCATCTGATCTATTGGCACCTATATCTGGTGAAGTTTTAGAAATTAATGAGAAATTAGATGATGAGCCAGAATATATGAATGAAAATGCATATGATGCATGGATTATAAAAATAAAAATAAATGATATGTCTGAGGTAGATGAATTATTAGATTCTAATGATTATGAAACTGCTTTAGCATAA
- a CDS encoding lipoate--protein ligase family protein, producing MQKWRVIRNRAYDGYMNMAIDEAIMNAYKEERVDPTIRFYTWKPACVSIGYFQKMEDEIDINICKKLGVDFVRRTTGGRAVLHDNELTYSIVVDEKNPLMDGGIMQTYRYISEGLANGLKVSGVDIDPLTRAHKDIKSDKSAVCFNSKSHYEISINNKKVVGSAQTRKEGIILQHGSIVLDFDVDKLISIIKIDESKKEKLKRVTLKKASGIENELGKKVDINILQENIIKELEQHFNIEIYEDELSDYEIKLAKQLYEKYSNDDWNKKR from the coding sequence TTGCAAAAGTGGAGAGTAATAAGAAATAGGGCATACGATGGATATATGAATATGGCTATAGACGAAGCTATTATGAATGCATATAAAGAAGAAAGAGTAGACCCTACTATAAGATTTTATACTTGGAAACCAGCTTGTGTTAGTATAGGATATTTTCAAAAAATGGAAGACGAAATAGATATAAATATATGCAAAAAACTTGGAGTTGATTTTGTTAGAAGAACAACAGGAGGAAGGGCAGTTTTGCATGATAATGAACTTACATACAGCATAGTTGTAGATGAAAAGAATCCATTGATGGATGGAGGAATAATGCAAACTTATAGGTATATAAGTGAAGGACTGGCAAATGGACTTAAGGTGAGTGGCGTGGATATAGATCCACTAACTCGAGCTCATAAAGATATAAAAAGTGATAAAAGTGCTGTATGCTTTAATTCTAAGTCTCATTATGAAATAAGTATAAATAATAAAAAGGTAGTCGGCAGCGCTCAAACTAGGAAGGAAGGAATAATTCTACAACATGGATCTATTGTTTTAGATTTTGATGTAGATAAATTGATCTCTATTATAAAAATAGATGAGTCAAAGAAAGAAAAGTTAAAAAGAGTAACATTGAAAAAAGCTAGCGGAATAGAAAATGAACTAGGAAAGAAAGTAGATATAAACATTTTACAGGAAAATATCATTAAAGAATTAGAGCAGCATTTTAATATAGAAATATATGAAGATGAGTTATCTGATTATGAAATAAAACTTGCAAAACAGTTGTATGAAAAATACTCAAATGATGATTGGAATAAAAAGAGATAA
- the acsV gene encoding corrinoid activation/regeneration protein AcsV, with protein sequence MIKVKFMPENIEVSCEYKDNLLEIARKGNVFIDAPCNGNVSCGKCKVKIINGRVDTKKTTHITDEEFDNGYVLACNSKVVEDIQVEVPSKLSSSMDKMKIEDSTSNVYKKLLQKCKELISNNNMEFKSYVRKDYVNIELPNLDDNISDFDRIKRHLRHNFGYEKITCKIETIRKVPSTLRKGDFKVTITHIPKGNNSTNIVNIEEGDTTDKFYGVALDIGTTSVAACIVDLCKGKIVAKASSGNAQIKYGADVINRIIYSTKNDGLEKLNKAIIHETINPILKNMYNELGIDKNDIVALVAGGNTTMTHLLLNVYPDYLRMEPYIPAFSKSPYMQAKELEIEINNDAYIYITPCVASYVGGDITAGVLSSGIWSSDDNVLFIDLGTNGEIVFGNKDYLMTCACSAGPAFEGGEISCGMRASSGAIEKIRIDKNTLEPTLTIISNDKPQGICGSGIIDLIAEMLINNIIDRRGKINKNIGSDRIRFDENEIGEYVLAFKEDYNIESDIAITEVDIDSFIRAKGAVYSGIMTLVESLGMDFDMIDKVLIAGGIGSSLNIEKSILIGMLPDVDKTKYSYIGNSSLMGCYLALTSEDARCKLEECSDSMTYVELSVYPSYMDEFISACFLPHTDIEKFPSVKHMLGC encoded by the coding sequence GTGATAAAGGTAAAATTTATGCCAGAAAATATAGAAGTTAGCTGTGAATATAAAGATAATTTACTTGAAATAGCTAGAAAAGGAAATGTTTTTATAGATGCACCTTGTAACGGAAATGTATCCTGCGGAAAATGTAAAGTAAAGATTATAAATGGAAGAGTAGACACTAAAAAAACTACTCATATAACGGATGAAGAGTTTGATAATGGATATGTGTTAGCATGTAATAGTAAGGTTGTAGAAGATATACAAGTAGAAGTACCTAGTAAATTGTCATCTTCTATGGATAAAATGAAAATAGAAGATTCTACTAGCAACGTATATAAGAAACTACTTCAAAAATGTAAAGAATTAATATCTAACAATAACATGGAGTTCAAATCATATGTTAGAAAAGATTATGTAAATATAGAATTACCAAATCTTGATGATAATATATCTGATTTTGATAGAATAAAAAGACATTTAAGACATAATTTTGGATATGAAAAGATCACTTGTAAGATAGAAACTATAAGAAAGGTTCCGAGTACGTTGAGAAAAGGGGACTTTAAAGTTACAATAACTCATATACCAAAAGGAAATAATTCTACTAATATAGTAAATATAGAAGAAGGTGATACAACCGATAAGTTCTATGGAGTTGCGCTAGATATAGGAACGACATCGGTGGCAGCATGTATAGTAGATCTGTGTAAAGGGAAAATAGTGGCCAAAGCTTCTTCGGGAAATGCTCAAATAAAGTATGGTGCAGATGTTATAAATCGAATTATATATTCAACTAAAAATGATGGCCTTGAAAAATTAAACAAAGCTATAATACATGAAACTATAAATCCTATTTTGAAAAACATGTACAATGAGTTGGGTATTGATAAAAATGATATTGTAGCACTTGTAGCTGGTGGAAATACAACAATGACGCATTTGCTTTTGAATGTATATCCTGATTACTTGAGAATGGAACCTTATATACCAGCATTTTCAAAATCTCCTTACATGCAAGCTAAAGAGCTTGAAATCGAAATTAATAATGATGCATATATATATATAACTCCTTGCGTTGCAAGTTATGTAGGTGGTGACATTACAGCAGGTGTATTATCATCAGGAATTTGGTCATCTGATGATAATGTTTTATTCATAGATTTGGGAACAAATGGAGAAATAGTGTTTGGGAATAAAGATTATTTAATGACATGTGCTTGCTCTGCTGGACCTGCATTTGAGGGGGGAGAGATAAGCTGTGGAATGAGAGCATCAAGTGGTGCTATTGAGAAGATTAGAATAGATAAAAATACATTAGAACCAACTCTTACAATCATATCAAATGATAAGCCGCAGGGAATATGTGGTTCTGGAATAATAGATTTAATAGCAGAAATGCTTATAAATAATATTATTGATAGAAGAGGAAAAATAAATAAAAATATAGGTTCTGATAGAATAAGATTTGATGAAAATGAAATAGGAGAATATGTACTTGCTTTTAAAGAAGATTACAATATAGAGAGTGATATAGCTATAACAGAAGTAGATATAGATAGCTTTATAAGAGCTAAGGGAGCTGTTTACTCTGGAATAATGACGTTAGTTGAAAGCCTAGGTATGGATTTTGACATGATAGATAAAGTATTGATAGCTGGAGGTATAGGAAGTAGCTTGAATATAGAAAAATCTATACTAATAGGAATGCTTCCAGATGTAGATAAAACAAAATATTCTTATATAGGAAATAGCTCTTTGATGGGATGTTATCTTGCTTTAACTAGTGAGGATGCAAGATGTAAGCTTGAGGAATGTTCAGATTCTATGACTTATGTAGAACTTAGCGTATATCCAAGTTATATGGATGAGTTTATATCAGCTTGTTTTTTACCGCATACTGATATAGAAAAATTTCCTAGTGTAAAACATATGTTGGGGTGTTAG
- a CDS encoding ribonuclease H-like domain-containing protein → MEVITYKIDEIIDIPKNTCVFDIETTGLSPKYNKVILIGILYIKDNQTIIKQFFAHNTDDEKELLFYFKEVFKTFDKHITFNGHRFDIPFLNKRFEKNDLNFFIDKTNDMDILKIVKPYQKKLNLENCKLKTVESLLDIKREDTISGKESVDMYKEFESTKNESLKKKILLHNYEDIYYLAKLFKVQDIIDSSETYLNIDYLDTNLKLKLSKYKFKGNFIYIEYMSKDIIPINIQIYEDEYSILGSNQKITVELNVSYATTSNNNKVVFFKHDKIVPLKIDSDVLEDNILSVASHLFKNIF, encoded by the coding sequence ATGGAAGTTATAACCTATAAAATAGACGAAATAATAGATATCCCTAAAAATACTTGTGTATTTGACATAGAAACCACAGGTCTTAGTCCTAAGTACAACAAAGTAATATTAATAGGTATATTATATATAAAAGATAACCAAACAATAATCAAGCAATTTTTTGCACACAATACTGATGATGAAAAGGAACTTTTATTTTATTTCAAAGAAGTATTTAAAACATTTGATAAGCACATAACATTTAATGGACATAGATTTGATATTCCTTTTTTAAATAAAAGGTTTGAAAAAAACGATTTAAATTTCTTTATAGATAAAACTAACGATATGGATATACTCAAAATAGTAAAACCATATCAAAAAAAATTAAATCTTGAAAACTGCAAATTAAAAACAGTAGAGAGTTTATTGGATATAAAAAGAGAGGATACTATATCAGGAAAAGAAAGTGTTGATATGTACAAAGAATTTGAATCAACTAAAAATGAATCATTAAAGAAAAAGATACTTCTTCACAATTACGAAGATATCTATTACTTAGCAAAATTATTTAAAGTACAAGACATAATCGATTCAAGCGAAACGTACCTAAATATAGATTATCTAGATACAAATCTAAAATTAAAACTATCAAAATATAAATTCAAAGGCAATTTTATCTATATAGAATATATGTCCAAAGATATTATACCTATTAACATACAGATATATGAAGATGAGTATTCCATACTAGGCTCTAATCAAAAAATTACAGTAGAATTAAATGTATCATATGCGACAACATCTAATAATAATAAAGTTGTATTCTTTAAACACGATAAAATAGTTCCACTAAAAATAGACTCCGATGTTTTAGAAGACAACATATTATCTGTAGCATCTCACTTATTCAAAAATATTTTTTAA
- a CDS encoding radical SAM protein produces MKLEDKMSRALKIKESNFGKNIIFSYPNKTLAVTTTGNDCSLKCAHCNGHYLKNMTDINEIDEKIKHRNIDSFLISGGCSFDGQVPIINHIKDIEVLKNKGYKINAHLGLMDEHDIKKISGYIDVASFDILLNDETIKNVYKIDKKKQDYIKSYEILKKYTRVVPHICIGIDSGQIKGEYDALEYLETQNPDSITFIVLIPTKGTEFEKIQPPKIEDVIEIICEARMKFPNIHINLGCMRPRGKYRKQLDKMAILSGINNIVMPSKEAIEEAMNIKCNIQKLERCCVL; encoded by the coding sequence ATGAAGCTTGAAGACAAGATGAGTAGAGCTCTTAAAATTAAAGAAAGTAACTTTGGGAAAAATATTATATTTTCATATCCAAATAAGACATTAGCTGTTACTACTACAGGAAATGATTGTAGTCTAAAATGTGCTCATTGCAATGGACACTATCTTAAAAATATGACGGATATAAATGAAATAGATGAAAAGATTAAGCACAGAAATATTGATAGCTTTTTGATAAGCGGGGGGTGCTCTTTTGATGGGCAGGTACCTATTATAAATCATATAAAAGATATTGAGGTTTTAAAAAATAAGGGATACAAAATTAATGCTCATCTAGGTCTTATGGATGAGCATGATATAAAAAAAATATCAGGTTATATAGATGTAGCTTCTTTCGATATTTTATTGAACGATGAAACTATAAAAAATGTATATAAAATAGATAAGAAAAAACAAGATTATATAAAATCATACGAGATATTAAAAAAATATACTAGAGTAGTTCCTCATATTTGCATAGGCATAGACTCTGGTCAAATAAAAGGAGAGTACGATGCTTTAGAATATTTAGAAACTCAAAATCCGGATAGTATAACGTTTATAGTTTTAATTCCAACTAAAGGAACCGAGTTTGAGAAAATTCAACCACCTAAAATAGAAGATGTAATAGAGATTATATGTGAAGCTAGAATGAAATTTCCTAACATACACATAAACTTAGGGTGTATGAGACCAAGAGGTAAATATAGAAAACAATTAGATAAGATGGCTATATTAAGCGGAATAAATAATATAGTAATGCCGTCTAAAGAAGCTATAGAAGAAGCCATGAACATAAAGTGTAATATACAAAAGCTAGAAAGGTGTTGTGTATTATGA